One window of Sardina pilchardus chromosome 2, fSarPil1.1, whole genome shotgun sequence genomic DNA carries:
- the n4bp2 gene encoding NEDD4-binding protein 2 has protein sequence MPKKRKNGQSPARVPGQLNESRSNDSRVYGSSEPFPQGEPNSGYGISNSTALGFADREHILRNMEEVFSHLDPEVIHMVLTECDFNMENAMDSLLELSDAAKGAPTLPPPVSGFEIAAALLNPDIPQSMSSQPKTTDSSTLSVHTPRALPRHPQSEEPSSLSTSVPLCSLPTPQFPPQQTLTSLHHQTSNPKQKQATRGNSPVGELSFAAGATSVDRGDRLDFSHLIGGSVGLGGSGSAFQAYRRDEQPRVVGAPWNLRAPEFHPRPEGPSFITPVVANPTLAARWSTYASVSQAPLKPTATIPTSWATHQPPVYGNKPTTAPTHNHRHRFEGRVLVMLRGAPGSGKSTLARALLDHNPGGVSLSTDEYFCRNGDYCYDPSELGTAHEWNHERAKDAMERGQSPVIIDNTNLQSWEMRPYVAMALKQKYKVVFREPDTWWKFKPRELEKHTKHGVNREKIRRMLDSYDKHVSVHSIMGSARPDLHREPPVTCHLPRPDLLEPPPLVCLPPPVSLPPPVSLPPPVSLPPPDVSSVPVRSFFIGQPPELLDCVDLYQDPQDMEQRSHVELPALFGQSIGQRERRERDRARRPQPAAAAALSSVATRERLEAAGATGSDGETAAAGSAEAQGEAARAGDALGAPLTFIGDWPCESQGPRGRRSSSRRHGDQEAHEGQDGAGGTTEVRHAGGGPDFSAFQKVLDLLQGDVEVDGPIQLSDSEEESSPSSGPDTQPPSPGCLSEDATHVPNPSREEEEELGAAQREEDRAQDSGEESDKEEEELERDRKGEGKEMRESKDGLEEVSEAKGLEGREDGEPSGSGHVSEKRRVSRRSGKSVRLALTFTNQAPASVSPQHTQTESPPQPECSTQDRSIEGASPCSISTQDTSIEEAPSSSVTTQDTSIEEAPSWSVTTQDTSIEEAPSCSMSTQTEPCDFALLWRLEHGGLWEGAGEKVLTGNASHFVPAVSEAASACPVRRATHDRGAQVEEEELTEARTIDEGLSILMRHFTGVTVETLKDLYEKCQQDLEWTTNLLLDSGERLSREEEEGDKSEDEDELGRLKEGERERAEERDEVEREKAKDSEREEVKAVGIGIAASAREDTEADVRSGDPADARVSRADEAADGTCVRSEVAGDEAQPKQDSKSPHEPTAQATVTSQSHEPAAQATVTSQSHEAVQQQESAQSLRHLSEFAGTGTCLLLDACPEASAWPMGFLEEEEGGGGGGEGAGEEDARRRVEEVDAVTQSILSHLEELTKREEEEKEREKQERERERRKERTKGSKPLDIQTLELKLPTELALQLTELFGPVGINPGEFSDDCSVKMDLNLARLLHQKWKETIQEKQRQASLSYHLLQESSVHWGETQSGLSRPPDGTKPHFLIGVDGYASLVGQSDYTEDAPVVANQITLRTLQHRNLSQPYVSLRDIMSEEQALQDIQEKSRLSHWDPELRDGAAMLKEKQLFSLFPTIDRLFLKDIFRHNNYSLEQTEKYLHCLLDVGPVKNVVATDTGIQHNHTHTPRTPSKERKQKEAEAVFQETEEPEYQDLRAEANLHRLKQQECLSKAAEAYRRGKRQVASFYAQQGHLHGQKMREANHRAALCIFERVNASLLPQNVLDLHGLHVSEALEHLQRTLKEKITEYKQGLCKPQLSVITGRGNRSQGGVARIRPAVIDYLKSKHYEFTEPNGGLVLVSLQKELKA, from the exons ATgcctaaaaagagaaaaaatgggCAGAGTCCTGCACGGGTTCCTGGACAGCTAAACGAGTCCCGGAGCAACGACAGTCGTGTTTACGGGTCTAGTGAACCTTTCCCACAGGGTGAACCAAACTCTGGATATGGCATTTCCAACTCTACTGCTCTTGGATTCGCTGACAGGGAACATATACTGAGAAACATGGAAGAGGTTTTCTCGCATTTGGACCCCGAGGTCATTCACATGGTACTGACGGAGTGTGATTTCAATA TGGAGAATGCAATGGACTCCCTTCTGGAACTCTCTGATGCTGCTAAGGGTGCACCCACTCTGCCACCTCCTGTCTCTGGTTTTGAGATTGCAGCAGCCCTCTTAAATCCTGACATTCCACAATCCATGTCCTCCCAGCCCAAAACTACAGACTCCAGTACCTTGTCAGTTCACACACCACGTGCACTCCCACGCCACCCTCAGTCAGAAGAACCATCTTCTCTGTCTACTTCTGTACCTCTGTGCTCTCTCCCAACTCCTCAGTTCCCTCCACAGCAGACTTTGACCAGTTTGCATCACCAGACTTCCAACCCTAAACAAAAACAGGCCACCAGAGGAAATTCTCCAGTGGGGGAGCTAAGCTTTGCTGCCGGGGCTACTTCAGTTGATCGGGGCGATCGACTGGACTTCAGTCACCTAATTGGGGGGTCTGTTGGCCTAGGGGGCAGCGGTTCAGCCTTCCAGGCCTATCGCAGAGATGAGCAGCCTCGTGTGGTGGGAGCCCCCTGGAACCTCAGGGCACCAGAGTTCCACCCTCGTCCAGAGGGGCCGTCCTTCATCACGCCGGTGGTGGCGAATCCCACCCTCGCTGCCCGCTGGTCCACTTATGCGTCCGTCAGCCAGGCTCCTCTAAAACCCACGGCAACCATCCCCACCTCATGGGCCACGCATCAACCGCCCGTCTACGGCAACAAGCCCACTACTGCCCCCACCCACAACCACAGGCACCGCTTTGAAGGCAGGGTGTTAGTGATGCTCAGAGGAGCTCCAGGATCCGGCAAGTCAACTctagccag GGCACTGTTGGACCACAACCCTGGGGGCGTGTCTTTAAGCACAGATGAATATTTCTGTCGCAATGGAGACTACTGCTACGACCCGTCGGAGCTGGGAACAGCACATGAGTGGAACCATGAGAGAG CTAAAGATGCCATGGAGAGGGGCCAGAGTCCTGTCATCATTGATAACACTAACTTGCAGAGTTGGGAGATGAGACCCTATGTGGCCATG GCCTTGAAGCAGAAATACAAAGTTGTGTTCCGAGAGCCAGACACGTGGTGGAAGTTCAAGCCCCGAGAGCTGGAGAA acacacaaagcACGGTGTGAATCGCGAGAAGATTCGACGGATGCTGGACAGCTATGATAAGCATGTCTCTGTCCACTCCATCATGGGCTCGGCACGACCTGACCTTCACAGAGA GCCTCCTGTGACCTGTCACCTGCCGCGGCCAGACCTGCTGGAGCCCCCTCCTCTTGTCTGTCTCCCCcctcctgtctccctccctcctcctgtctccctccctcctcctgtctctctccctcctcccgaCGTGTCGTCTGTGCCTGTGCGCAGCTTCTTCATAGGACAGCCCCCTGAGCTGCTGGACTGTGTGGATCTCTATCAGGACCCCCAGGACATGGAGCAGCGCTCGCACGTGGAGCTGCCTGCGCTGTTCGGTCAGTCCATCGGTCAGCGAGAGCGGAGGGAGAGGGACCGAGCGAGGCGTCCtcagcctgctgctgcagcagcgctGAGCTCAGTGGCCACACGGGAGCGGCTGGAGGCGGCCGGCGCCACGGGCAGTGACGGAGAGACTGCTGCTGCGGGCAGCGCGGAGGCACAAGGGGAGGCGGCCAGGGCGGGCGATGCGCTGGGAGCTCCGCTCACGTTTATCGGAGACTGGCCCTGCGAGAGCCAGGGGCCCCGGGGCCgacgcagcagcagccgcaggcACGGAGACCAGGAGGCGCACGAGGGCCAAGATGGCGCCGGCGGCACCACCGAGGTGAGGCACGCTGGCGGTGGGCCAGACTTCTCCGCGTTTCAGAAGGTGCTGGACCTGCTGCAGGGAGACGTGGAGGTGGACGGCCCCATCCAGCTGTCTGAcagcgaggaggagagcagCCCCAGCTCGGGGCCCGACACCCAGCCGCCGTCACCCGGCTGCCTGAGCGAGGACGCCACGCACGTGCCCAACcccagcagagaggaggaggaggagctgggagctgcacagagagaggaggacagagcaCAGGACAGTGGGGAGGAGAGTGataaagaagaggaggagctggagagggacaggaagggggaagggaaggagatgagagagagcaaggatgGGCTGGAGGAAGTGAGTGAGGCCAAAGGgctggagggaagagaggatggagagccGTCAGGCAGCGGTCATGTCTCGGAAAAGAGGAGAGTTAGCCGGCGCTCGGGCAAATCCGTCCGACTAGCTCTCACATTCACCAATCAGGCGCCTGCATCAGTgtcaccccagcacacacagactgagtcGCCCCCGCAGCCTGAGTGCTCGACGCAGGACAGGTCCATAGAGGGGGCATCACCCTGCAGCATCTCCACGCAGGACACGTCCATAGAGGAGGCTCCGTCCTCCAGTGTCACTACGCAGGACACGTCCATAGAGGAGGCTCCATCCTGGAGTGTAACTACGCAGGACACGTCCATAGAGGAGGCTCCATCCTGCAGCATGTCCACGCAGACTGAGCCCTGTGACTTTGCCCTGCTGTGGCGGCTGGAGCACGGGGGTTTGTGGGAAGGGGCTGGCGAGAAGGTCCTGACAGGAAACGCATCACACTTTGTCCCCGCTGTCTCGGAGGCGGCGAGCGCGTGTCCTGTCCGACGGGCCACCCACGACCGAGGGgcgcaggtggaggaggaggagctgacgGAGGCCCGGACCATAGACGAGGGCCTCAGCATCCTCATGCGCCACTTTACAGGCGTTACCGTGGAAACGCTAAAGGACCTGTATGAAAAATGCCAACAAGACCTGGAGTGGACCACCAACCTGCTACTGGACTCTGGAGAGAGACTGAgccgtgaggaagaggagggggacaaAAGTGAAGATGAGGATGAACTGGGCAGGcttaaagagggagagagggagagggcagaagagagggatgaggtggagagagagaaggcgaaggacagtgaaagagaggaggtcAAAGCTGTCGGGATTGGAATCGCAGCGAGTGCGAGAGAAGACACGGAAGCAGATGTCCGTAGTGGTGACCCAGCTGACGCGAGGGTCAGCAGAGCGGACGAGGCTGCAGACGGCACATGCGTGAGGTCAGAGGTCGCTGGAGACGAGGCGCAGCCCAAGCAGGACTCCAAAAGCCCACACGAGCCAACAGCCCAAGCCACAGTGACCAGCCAGTCACACGAACCAGCAGCCCAAGCCACAGTGACCAGCCAGTCACACGAGGCTGTGCAGCAGCAGGAGTCTGCCCAGAGTCTGAGGCATCTGTCTGAGTTCGCTGGCACCGGCACATGCCTGCTCTTGGACGCCTGCCCTGAAGCGTCCGCATGGCCCATGGGATtcctggaggaggaagagggaggaggaggaggaggagagggagctggagaggaggacgcgaggagaagagtggaggaggtggacgcTGTCACTCAGTCCATCCTGTCTCATCTGGAGGAGCTGaccaagagagaggaggaggagaaggagagggagaagcaggagagagagagggagaggcgaaAGGAGAGGACAAAGGGCTCTAAGCCGCTGGACATTCAGACTCTGGAGCTCAAACTGCCTACTGAGCTGGCGCTACAACTCACAGAGCTGTTTGGCCCTGTTGGCATCAACCCAG gGGAGTTCTCAGATGACTGTTCTGTTAAGATGGACCTGAACCTTGCTCGACTCCTACATCAAAAGTGGAAAGAAACCATCCAG GAGAAGCAGAGACAAGCTTCACTCTCCTACCACCTACTACAGGaaa GCTCTGTCCActggggagagacacagagtggGCTGTCCAGACCACCGGACGGCACTAAACCTCACTTTCTGATTGGTGTCGATGGCTACGCATCTCTCGTTGGCCAATCAGATTACACTGAAGACGCTCCAGTGgtggccaatcagatcacgCTAAGGACGCTCCAGCACAGGAATCTGTCCCAGCCATACGTGTCTCTACGGGACATCATGTCAGAGGAGCAGGCACTACAAGACATACAGGagaag agcagATTGAGCCACTGGGATCCTGAGCTGAGAGATGGGGCCGCCATGCTGAAGGAGAAGCAGCTCTTCTCACTCTTCCCCACCATCGACAGACTCTTCCTCAAAGACATCTTCAGACACAACAA TTACAGTCTGGAGCAGACTGAGAAATACCTGCACTGTCTTCTGGATGTGGGGCCAGTCAAAAATGTTGTGGCAACAGACACTGGCATCCAGcacaaccacactcacacaccaagaACACCCAGCAAGGAAAGG AAACAGAAGGAGGCTGAGGCGGTGTTCCAGGAGACGGAGGAGCCGGAGTATCAGGATCTGCGGGCGGAGGCCAATCTACACAGGCTCAAGCAGCAGGAGTGCCTGAGCAAAGCAGCCGAGGCCTACAGGCGTGGCAAGAGACAGGTGGCCAGCTTCTACGCTCAACAG ggCCATTTGCATGGTCAGAAGATGCGCGAGGCGAACCATCGTGCTGCACTGTGCATCTTTGAGCGAGTCAACGCCTCACTTCTGCCACAGAATGTTCTAGATCTC